CATAGACTACACTGCTCATAGCACGATCATGGCAGATCTATCGCCGATTCAACTAGGTATTGGGATTGTAAtagatctgcttggtagggacGATACTCAGTCACTGAAGGGAGTGTTGTAAACAGCCAGATAGTCCCGATTGGCCGCACATGTAGTCCGTTTCAGTCCGTTTCTGACTATCTATAGATCTAACCAACGTCACAAAATGGACGCGGTttggtaaaaagaaatttatccGTACAGGGACACTCACACGCAGCAATACGGTGCTCCTCACAGTCAGACGTATTGAAGTAACACTTATAACCATTCATGCACAAGCTGGAGGAAGCGAAATTCCCGTAGAATTCAAACACGTCAAAAAACGTAGAGAATGATTGTGAgccggggtcaagccacagagtagcgcccccaTTTGCATGCGTGCATTAAAATTTTCAAGTTTATATCTATGCTGCAGTATCCAAATAAATGGTTGTAACtggggtgtttttttgttgttttttttaatatgcaggAGTATGTGTATGATTTAGCGTAGCAAGCTGTAAGATTTAATCCAGTACCGCGTCTGgcttaaagttattactgcatcccaATAAAACAAGATGTTCACTTAAAATCATTCCACAGTTGTTTGAACATTAATTTCTGTACTCGGTGGTCAAATCGACTAAGGCCAATAGTTAAATCGAGTCATGATCGCTGTGTAACCGTTGCGCCGACCGGACGACCATGTACAGCCAGTCGATTCGACTATGGGCCTAAGTCGATTGATTCGACCTCATCATCTTTATGACGGCCGCAAAATAAGTGACCTGATGCAAATAATCTAATCAACCAGCCTACGCTTATGCAGTTGCAAAGAAATATAATCCTTTACCCTGTATCATTTTCCTGTAAAATTAAGcgatttgtaaataaattaatcagaAAACTGCGTATTACCTTACATATTTGCAAACTGGACGCTAAAATTTGCGCTTAAAGCTTCGACTACGAAGATgcttaaaaaatgaataagtattttttgaaaacaaactagCATTCCTGGTTTGTCGtagttttggttttatttgtatACACTTAACCCGCACGTGAGTCCCTGGTGGCTGTAGAGATACGGAGCCAATTCGTGATTCCCTGGAAAAGCAGGCAACATTCCCCAAACTATACCGCTACGTGCGGcacgttgaacacttgtcaCCAAAGGATAATTCGCCTAATAATAAAGTAGTGAACTTCGACAATTTGCCAAAACCGAAATCGCTGTGGTGACTTGCGGTCAGCTTGAGCATTGTAGACGGTGAGGCTTTGAAAGTTACTTTCATTGATATTAGGAGAGATTTTATGGCAATAAGCAGATTAAGTCTAAGTGGTGTAAGGACTTACCTATAAAATATGGTCagatgaaattttattttcaacgtCGTATTCTCCACAATCGAAGTGTAACTACGGAATCCAGTGCCCCGATGGGCTTTGAAATGTACACATAGTGATCAAGTTTGACGCTAGTTATAGAGCAAACCCAGTATTATCGTTAGTTCAAGAAATACGTGCAATCATTTCTGGACACATTCCTTAGTCTTCGATTGCTTACTTGGCTATCTAAAAAGTATCATACTATTTTTCCAAAGTTCAGTTTTACAAATCGGAAACATAGAggtcttaaaaatgtaaatgatttggCATGGAGAGCCTTAACAACTAAGAATTTAGGGAGAAAGTCTCCTTGCACACGACATTTTATGACACAAAATTATTTAGTCATTGTTATCAAATGCAAGTGACAGTTATACCTAATGGTAGACAAACGGAATAATTGTTTTATAAGGCCCCACATAATTTGTTATGGATGCTATACGGCACCCcctgaaattatttaaaaaatatatattatatatcctTAATCCTAAACCATACTAACAATTCTAGCCTCCTTTGCCAGTTTGTGAAAAGTGTTACAACGTAGTCCCTCCTAAACTGGAGTTGTACCACATAAAATAAGGTACTAATAACCAATCATATTCTTGAGATAAAAAGTCAGTCATAACAGAATTAATGCTTTACATTGATGTGTACTAATCCTGAAATTTGCACAATGCCCAGTAGGACATTGATATGAATGCTTAGCCTGACTGACATaagggaaaaacagaaaagacagacagaTTCAGTGTGATTGATAGTCTCACATCATAATGATTGGTTCTAGTGTACTTTGTGTCATCGTGCACTTTCTTAGTAGTTCACAGGATCAATTATGATTGAAGCAATAAGaacaaagatgttaaaaaaggACGCATATCAACAATTGTCTTCCTGTGAATATGGTACTTAGCAGAGAGACAttgtaaaataatgaacaattgTTGTGCTTTTTTCATAAACCATAACACATCCAAACGTCAGAAGCAGAGAATGGAAAAGGCTCATAAAGATATGCTCATCGAACACCGTACAAAACTGGTAAAAACCATCGACATCGCTAATGGCCTGTTCAGTGAGCTTATTCAGCGTAAAGTGCTCACACCAAGAATGGTCCGGGAGATCAAAGTAAGTGTTTAAATTCATCATTTATGTGTCTCATTGTATGATGAAAGAAGGTGTATGTCTTCATGCAGTATATTACACAACCCTAGTAGCAGAGGAAGATGGGGGACATCTGGGTCACAACCTTTAAAAATAGATGAAgatttaataacttttttaactaaaaaaaggaaaccatcaaacacatttgATGtataattatgttcaagaattgtAAAAGGTATtggaaaagaactgtaaacataaataattttgaatttactacaacacattttttattggATAGAGTGAAAATACCCTCactgataaattaatgggtaaGGGTAAGTAATAATCATAgcaaagttttatataattatataaatccagactTAGTGCAAAGACTTTATATAaacaggtttatgtacaagaattctACAGACAAATGTAAGTAGAAAGCTGTACAGCTTTACTCGTCCTCCACTCCTTcctccaccccagaacaatttACTGAACTGAATTGCACAGGCTGTAGTCAGCCCTTTCCCTTAtggcagggatgcccaacctacggcccgcgggccggatacTTCTGCCCACAGctcaggaaatcggcatgttggtaattttaaaaaaaaaaacgaaaaaagggaagaaaaagtatttatccctacgtaggggcgtctcccaatctttttttcgatggacgaacatttcgattcgttccgacttggtgtctctacaatgaggccggacattcagaagttggtttcggaaaaacaacttcaaatatcccagtaattactacataattaatggtaagtacaacttgtttctaataaaaaatggtatctgctctatttttttttttttttttttttgtatttttgcggtgaagtggcccgcgacacggctgtccgaaatggatatggcccgcagaccgaaaaaggttgggcatcactgccttaTGGAATTCTCTTGATTCCTAGCACCAGTTAACATATAGTTGATATATGCACCCGCATGTCAACATCtatagcttcaggataactttttcttgaagcatctaaaaatacaacaaatataagaatatgaagtctgcataaactttttcttgaagcatctaaaaatacaacaaatataagaatatgaagtcactgaccctaaaatccagaatacaatgtgaaataaagaaaggtactacaagcaaattatatagaTAGGTAAAGTGGATTAAAcatttaaagcgttataaacagaaagaaactacaagtggaactacatttgaatttcagttagaatttctttAGGCAGGAAAACTCTGGAAATactgatttcaaaaacaatcccaatacatgggtactgtaaagatgtctataaactgtcgtgttaattcctttctacacaatgttaaccagctgattaaaggactagacattgcataaacatgtgtccatattttttttttttttgcaatgtaaTTGGATCACACTGAAATGAGATAGGGACAGTTCTCTTGGcttgatttatcttcctgtcaggTTTTTAATGACTCATGAAAactcttgtctgcacctagtaTCATAGTCAAAGGTTAATGTTCATAACCAATAGATTAAGAAACAATCTGAATAGTCCTATTTAATCACAGGCTTGTATTTAtgtgctgcacacacacacttacacaaacagagtcaaatatttaaatccttaccctgaactgtttgtaaaataaaggggtggttcttgagtcttCCCTCAGGCCATCGAAGTTGTAAGACCAGGCTaacagttgaaaatagcacagaaagaatgctttaatgtgaacatgctttaatgtgaatcCCCCATGCATCACcaaatggcattcctggaatcggataataataaacatacatctttttttttttaacttgctgtgggcagtattataatacatgttatgagaactagtatttaaagataagaaaaaaaggatggaaacCATTCAGGAAATGtcctacttttctttttaaccaaGCTAAggtggttacagaaaatttattatcaactgtaatcaatgccaccataacaatgcctatATTATGatttagtactgcagacatgtcatttgttttgtacaataaaatggtatggaaacctttaaagggactCACAAAAATAGATTTGATTCCTACTAacaaagcacataccaagcgtGTCCTTTTTTCTGGGTCTGTCTTCAGATCCCACTCAAGACGCTCTGCATCTTCTGCAGATTGCAGATTGTAAGGGAAACTGAAACCCCTCTGGCAGTTTTTCCCATGTTACTTGCCTTTCCTGGTCTCGTCCCTCCATCCACGCAAACCTCCTTTTAAGGTCTTTtatatcattcttcatctcttccagaagagacagttgttgcatcacAACTTTCTCTAGCTTAGCTGGAATCAACAAACACAATAGCAAAATAGTGatctttgctagctttgctatgattcacaatgcctggaaaatatcACTAATTTTGGTTATTCTTTCCCATTTGTCATATCTGTTTGATATTTggtccatatttgtttcaaaactttttcactatggcaaaagaagaCTGGGATTTTCCACTTCCAGTTATATCtcacaaaaacactgttcataactcttggccgaGGGTAAGAAAAAATGCTGGCATACTTCTCTCCTTTGCTGTCTGTTAGcagtgcatccctgtgtcaaatgaatacatttgcataaacttattCAGCTAAGTAAATTTCAAACTATAAGCTGCTGATGggttgtttaaaaattttttaaaagaacattttattgttattgtacaaaatttgtttatcaaTGTATGTTATTTTACCAGGAAGatgacacagccttgtgtccttACATGATATccacaaaaaaaattccctaaaattaagtacaggaaatgaaaacagactgaAATCTAATAGGAGTTATCCGTGGCCTTTTTGGTTGAATGGgagtatttttgtcatcactctccacctccaaCATTTTGTGTCTCTTGCacattcagctagattcttggtagttacctgtatggaaataaatatttaaagaagtAGCCaaaaagatttcacaaatcaagatcaaaagcaaagcataaatttccctttaatattaatacactcttatagtgcagcatcacaaccaaagttacactatctgtggtgtaaggACACATTATAGTGTTCAAACAGtgcaggtattatctttttctccttatttcctcctgcagcacacaatgacatatcagtcattttgaccattaatgctcacatgcttcataaattttctttctgaatttatttatgaatattataaatcaaaaaataaattgcactaacttaatgacttgtgcgaaattacaagaattctgtcaggaaggaaaaacaccaatgcatgcagaccaataaagaataagaatggcagcgtcatcaccggggatgcagaacaaagatcacgatgggtggaacattttgatgaaatacttaactgaccaccaccaacaaacactttgGACATTCCCCCAGCTGCAGAACTGCTCCAAGTAAATACCAACCCGCcaaccaagacagaaatcatcgaagccatcaagtccttgaattctggcaaggcggcagcccagatggcattcctgcagaagcactcaaggcagacccaacagccgcagcagaaatgctacatcccctgctgaagaaaatttgggaacaggagcaagttccagcagactggaagcttggctacctagtcAAGTAACCCaaaaaaggtgacctgacaTAGTGCAGCGATTGGCGAGGGATTATGCTGTGGTCCATTCCAAGCAAGGTGTTGACCAAAATCATCCTGGAGCGACTGAAAACTGCCCTAGATAGGAGACTtaggctttcggcagggaaaaTCATATACCGACCAAATCGCTACTCTGAgaattattatcgaacagtccatcgaatggcagtcaccactatacataacctttgtagattttcagaaggcctttgactccgtagacagagaaaccatctggaaactgatgcagcactacggatttccaccaaagttcattgccatcatccagcagttgtatgagaactcgacatgccgggtgatacacaagggaaaGCTGTCTGACCCCTTTGCAGTGAGGATTGGAGggaggcaaggttgtctgctctcaccgacaatcttcctgatcgtcatagactggatcatgagaaaaacagcctctaacagcaacacgggcgttcagtggaccttcgccaggcagcttgaggatcttgactttgcggatgacatcagcctgttgtcccacaagcaagaacacgcacagacaaagctcactcggctcgcagaagaagcggCAATGACTGGCCTAACCATCagcatcaagaagacggaggtaatgcgggtcaacaccaagcaagaagccccactccaactacatggagaatgtattacagagtgtgaccgtttcacctaccttggcagtatagtcagcagcaaagacggaggtacagatgacgatgtcagaagccgaattaacaaagccaggcttgcattccacaccctaagacctatctggaactccaaggctttgtctctacacaccaagatccgcatctataataccaatgtaaagtccgtccttctgtatggatctgagacatggcgggtgacaaatgccatcaccaacaagatacagacattcatcaacaaatgtctgcgccgcatccttaacatccgatggcctgagaagatctccaatgcggacctgtgggagagagccaaccagaaccctgccagccaagacatcaagaagcggaaggggggctggattggccacactctacgaaagccagccgacaatttaacgtGACAGGCTCTGGGCTGAAACCCACAGGgaaggcgcaaggttgggagacccagacagtcgtggaggagatcagtccacagaaaGGCAGAGACTGCTGGCATGACGTGGTGCCAACTGAAAAGAGATGCCCAGGACCGAATttgatggcggggtgtggttgcggccctatgctccactgggggcatataggaaagaagaagaagaatgactTGTGCaagagaactggaagcataggacatgaggaatctcgctttatagctctaataatgaagcttgcatctggttcaacagattttggtggccagttgcacatcctgcgACCACTGTCATCTTTAAATGCCCACAGCCAGCTATccagaataacagtaaaataaactaTTGATCATTATACAGTTATTACCATTTGTTGTAGAAAATAAGACCATTCAaattaatttgtctgaattgatacttccagtcacaatcagttgtcaatgggttATCTCTGAGGcatttttggttcaccactagGAACAGAATCCTTATGCTGCACTTTatcaaatattcttaattacctGCTGCAGGGGACagtttggtgtttgaacaaGTCTGTTTAAGCTGgcctaaaaagttataaaattgagaggcagagtacTATGAAAGATTATGAGCCTAATCAGCATAGCTCACACAGCCCTGGACTTGcaagatgacaacaacaaaacaatagcaataactaagagaagaaaattattaaactGCCTATAAGAAACCTGGCCTTTAAACGCTACCataccagtaaacagaaggaactgtcgaaatTCTGTTATTTTCCAACAATCATGTTCACACCATGACCTACACTTTACTGCTGAGCCCAATTTCTacttctgtctggaaaacttttacatttattgCGTTCATGTGTTTCTTAACTtgtactctaatctttcttctcATAGCATGATATTCTGCATTGAATCTGGACATTGCTGGAATCAAAGTCTCAATAACTATGCTactttagagtatataaattatatgtaCTGTTATGGAAGAGTCGAACACATGCATAGCAATTGATCAGTGGAAAAGCTTTTCTGTTGCGaaaaaactagaaacaaaaaTGGCGGCCATGCAATGTAAAGTGCGCTGCCGGTCGCTCTGTAGTatgccattggctaaaagtcatTGTTATTATAAGGAGTCATGGCCGTTCAGGTGGGCGACAGCTGCCATAGCCAGCATTAGCTCAGCTCACACGGATTCCTTGGCTGGTGTCACAGCTATTGCCCACACACGCAGTGCCTATCCTGAAAAATCGAATGATGTCACAAATAGAATCTGGCTTTCCAAgtctatctcagtaaactttGTGAGACCCTTGAATTTTCAGCTTTCGATGCTGCTAGGGAcatttaaactgaaatttatTCTTGCAGTTACCCTCACAATCCAAACCTTGTATTGATTTTTCCTGCTGTGTTTCTTTCAAAACTGATAAGTCtcttaaaaatttttataaacagattgcataaaataattcttgtttCAGGTCAACAAAGACATCGACTCACAAATAGAGGATCTGCTGGACTTACTTCCAAGTTGTGGCCCTGAAGCTTATGACCAGTTCTGTGCAGCACTGGTAGCATCAGACCAGAAGTAcatagtggatttttttctcgaCATGAGTCCTTCTAAACCAACATCAGAAAAGGCTCCATCACCATGTACAGTAGCTTCAATAAAATCAGATTCTTCGACCTTGAGTGCAATccacaaataaacaatgaatgaCTGACCTAACTATGTATACTCTAAATATTAAATGCAGGATACAGCTGGCAGGTATAACATACCTTTACTTCAGACTCTGAGTGCAAGCAATTTCTAAACAGATTGTTTTCAAAGTGTTTATCAGTTAGAAATGGGGATAAAAGGTTTTGCTCAATATATTTGGTGTCtcaagacaggaaaaaaaaaattctacaggAATAAGATGGCGTGCAACAAACTGGTGCTGAGTCCTATCAATATCAAATAGCTCAATACTTGTTTGATATCACAAACTGGTGGTATGAAAGACATCATAGTCATAGACTGTCATACTTTTTGGCAAACATCTCTCACAAATGTTCGTCAATAATTTAAAGTTTTTCAAAGTGTGCAATCAATAATCTATTCTGCATAAGGTACACAGTGACAGAATgttaatcataaattatttcccAGAATATGGAAAATTTTATGGTTCATTTGAATGATTCCAGtctatatatttacatatgaGATTTGAGGACTCATTTTCCATGGTGATCACTACAGAAATGTCAGAGAATTTGTGGCCCAGAGAAAGCTCAATATCAAATTTAGAAACGGTCAATGTTCATAAAGAATATTCAGTCAACTGACTCTCAGTGCTGTAAGATCACCTGTATTGAATCAAGAACAATATTTGGTGATGACgaaaaaacaacataaatatttggTGGGTCTGTATCATCAACAACAGAATCTGTAAGAGCATTAGGCTGTCTGTGGTCCAAAGGTGGAGGTCTCTTGAGACCCCTTTCTCCCTTTGCATAGCCCAGCATGAACATGTAGCAATAACCCCAGTCATCAGCTGTGGAATAGTTATCAGAGATTTTGGTCTCAACAGCAAAATAAGCTCCCTTCCCCCAAACAGCTGCGCTTTTTTTGCCAGCTAGAAGAGGGTCAATATTTTGATGTTGGATTGCTTCAACAGCTTTTGCAGAGGTTCCATGAAAGAGTATATGTTCATTGGCAGCTACAATTCCGTATATTCGGTCCATTGTCTGCTTTGCACTGAAACATTTACAATAGTATCTGATGTACAAATAGTTCCTAACACCAGTTAACAAATACACATTTCAGAAATCCAATCAGATAAGCATTAGTTTTCCCTTCTGTGTGAACtgattttgtctttgtctttgtcaaTTGGTCTGTCTGCCTTCTtgttctccctccctccctctctttgcCACAATCACCACCAATCTGCATGTTATCAAAGCTACCTGTATAGCATGTGGGTTTCTCATCATTCTCTGatcttctctctcattcactcttttatttttatgggaTGTATGTAGTGGCCATTCACACTGACAACTATGTGCCTAATGTCAGCAGTGCAAGGAAGCATAGGAGATCTGTATCACTGAAAGCATTGGTGGAggtcattaaatattttgaatttgtgttagaactaaaaaaaaaaagaaaacaagtggcAGTATCACACTATCAAAACCAGTGCAAAACTTACGCTTTGTATACGGTCCATAAAGCACGGTTCTGAATGTGCTTAATAGAAAAAATCTCTACATTAGCCATGGTTTTCAGGAACTTGTATCTGCCATTTTTGTATTCCTCTGCTGTCAGTGCATTGCTGGTGGCACCACAAAGAGTTCTGTCTCTGCCATAGGGCTCCAGTGAGGGGGTACATCCTCTTTATGTCTAGCTTTGACTTCAGCAAGAAGTAATATTGAAATATGCAACGTGAAACCATGAAATAGCGCAGAGTTGAGAGCTTTTAGTCTATACTAGCTTTAattggtagccaatgaagaagTGGCGTGACGTGTTCAGATTTGCAAGTCCGAATTTGCAAAGCAGTAGTTTACAGTTTGATAAAAAAGGCTTGCAAtatggattttgttttgtatttgtttattgcaCATGCTAAACTAGTACCATTGATACCGCTTGGcagaaaatatttacacctaAACAACATTCTATTTGGAATTTACATAATGACAGGGCCTGCTATTTCAAGTAATGCTAGTACTAATGATTTTGTTatttgaaatgaatgaaaaataacattttcaaacagatTTGAGTTCTTCAGGTTTTAATTAAAATCCATTTATAACTAAAATAACTAGCCACAATTTAACTTAATTGGTCTCGTGTTGCACTTAATACTATACGTGACATAACTTCAAGGATAATGTTTGCAAACACTTTCTTATGGCTGAATTAAGTGAATTACaatgataaaattataatttcaaCAGTCTAAGTAAGATTGTTACGTTTGTGAGACACAAGCTTTTATCCCAGTTCCTACAACATGCTTGGTAATGTTGTCATAGTAATGCCTCATTAACATGGGCTTCACACTCTCACTGTGGCAACACAGCAGCTAACATGCTTATTTCATAGGGTCAGTCTTTATGTGCTTTAACACAAAGAAGACACCTCTAAGCTATGACTACATGCACAAAATAGAATGCCCACTCTTTCTGGCAGGTAGGTTAACTGAAACTATTGTTTCAAAGCACTCAatgttaaaaaagtattttaaaattttgacaatttGCTTTTTAACCAGTCATCAAGTTTCAGCTGAGCTCTAAATTAAAGTTTGAACACAAATTAGCATTTTCATTATTGAGTTCATATATATAGGTAGTGAATCGTACATGGTGTAGTCACCCAAGCTACCAGTGGGAAGAACATGACAGAAAAGGCAGTCCACAGGGctctttttcttggtttgtgTCCCTCCTTTCATGTTTCTTATTAAGCTGCACATTTAGACACTGTTCCCTTTTTTTACATCCTCCCAGCATGCCTTGCAAGAAAGCCATGGCAAAACTAGTGATATGTAACATAGCTATAGTGACAACCTCTTCTTTAGCTGCAGGCAGCAGTTGTTGGTGGACCTGCCAAAGTGTGCATGTGAAGAGTTTAATTATGCTCATCCCATTTAATGTTTAGAAACCCCAATGATTATAAGTACTTCATTTCAGAAAATCTCTTTGTCTCAAAGATTTCAGAAGCATTTTCTTCAATTTGGTGAAAGCTTACTACAAGAGTCCAGCTTACATTATCCTGCGAGTCTACGTTAAGATTGTGCTGATCATTGGTTATCATTACTAACCTTTGTTCATCagtatttcaatatttgatTACTTCTAAATCAGCAGCTCAAGaattcacaattatttttacttttttactatGTGCTATGTctacaactttttttcaaactttataggctagaaatatttgtaactgtTACTTCTTGCAGGCAAATTAGACTTA
The Pomacea canaliculata isolate SZHN2017 linkage group LG2, ASM307304v1, whole genome shotgun sequence genome window above contains:
- the LOC112556718 gene encoding caspase-2-like, whose amino-acid sequence is MNNCCAFFINHNTSKRQKQRMEKAHKDMLIEHRTKLVKTIDIANGLFSELIQRKVLTPRMVREIKVNKDIDSQIEDLLDLLPSCGPEAYDQFCAALVASDQKYIVDFFLDMSPSKPTSEKAPSPCTVASIKSDSSTLSAIHK